In Gadus morhua chromosome 2, gadMor3.0, whole genome shotgun sequence, the DNA window cacacacacacacacacacacacacacacacacacacacacatacgtgtagTACTTACACCAAGCTCAGCACTGAGTCCTTGAGTTTGATGGAGTGGAGACACTTCTTCCAGTTACCGACCGCAGAGTGGACATAGAGCctggagaggtcagaggtcaaaggttagagGTCCCAGGTCAGATATTACAGGTCAGAGGTTACACAGTGGACATAGATCCTggagaggggtcagaggttagaggtcagaggttagaGGTGGACATGGGGGTCACTAACAATACCTACTGGTCTACCTACTGGTCTGGTCTACCTACTGGTCTGGTCTACCTACTGGTATGGTCTACCTACTGGTCTGGTCTACCTACTGGTATGGTCTACCTAGTACCTACCAGCCGTTCTGGGCCCCCAGCCACATGGTGGGGGCCACGCTGGTGCAGTTCTTGGCgtcctcgcccccctcctcggTGTCCGGGGGGGCCGAAGGGTCTTCTTTGGACGGGACCGTcctgggggggggacggacaggAGACGGACGTCAGTACAGGGACCGACATACGGACGCCTCAGAACGGACATGACGGACACTTCATTAAGAAGAGATTTAAGAGTCAAACTATGATtattagccccccccccttcagtgtCTGAGCCCCTCAGTgtgtgggtcgggggggggggccctcagtGTCTGGGTCGGGGGGGCCCTTAGTGTCTGGGTGGCTGGGCATCAGTATCTTGGTGGGGGGCCCTCAGTGTCTGGGTGGGGGGCCCCtgtcagtgggggtgggggcccctgtcagtggtggggggggcccctgtcagtggagggggggggccactgtcagtggtgggggggcccctctcagtggtggggggggccccCGTCAGTGGTGGGGGGTCCTACCGGTCGCCAGCGTCCCCCAGGCGGGGCGGGGGGTCGGTGAAGACGTGCTCGGTGAAGGGCCCCAGGGGCCCGGGCCGGGCctccaggctgggggggggctccgGGACCTCGGTGGCCTCCAGCGCCTCCTCGGCCGACGGCGCCGAGGGCGGGGGCAGCTTCCCGTTGGCGATGGGGGCGATGGGCGCTGGGGGgcacaggggtcagaggtcactctGCTAAACCCTGAGCGGGCGGTGGGCTACGGCTCTCCCTGACGCGCCCCGACCGGACCCTCACTCAGACCGGACCCTCACTCAGACCGGACCCTCACTCAGACCGGACCCTCACTCAGACCGGGCCCTCACTCAGACCGGACCCTCactcagaccagaccctcacTCAGACCGGACCCTCACTCAGACCGGACCCTCACTCAGACCGGGCCCTCACTTAGACCGGACCCTCACTCAGACCGGGTCTCAGCCCGTCCCGGGGGTAGGGACAACATCCGGCCTAAAGAGCCCCGAACCAGATCAGGTACCAGACCCCAGATGTAGACCCCACCCCCGCGACCCGGTCCGGTTCGGGGGTCCCACTCTCAGACGGTTCCTCAGGTTTAGTCTCAGTCTCGGGTCGGATCGGACCTCCTGCTCGCGGGGCTGATGCTAACCCCTTTAGCTCCCGGGGCTGATGCTAACCCCTTTAGCTCCCGGGGCTGATGCTAACCCCTTTAGCTCCAGGGGCTGAGTCTGTTTGAAAGGCTTCAACTAAACCCGGGTCACTCTCTCATTAGCCTTACATCACACCtctgtcagggggggggggggggagagagagagagagagagagagagagagagagagagagagagagagagagagagagagagagagagagagagagagagagagagagagagagagagagagaggggggtggaagCCACAGCCTCACAGCAGACAGTacctgggggggtaggggggggggtacaggccAGACTCCGCCCCCTGACCTCCTGCTACATGGTGTGGGGGTGCCGGGGTGCTCACCTTGTCCCTTGTCTAGTATGGGGGTGTCTGTGCGCGAGGAGCAGTTGCTGCGGGCCACGCTGCAGTGAGTGGCACAGCCCACTAGAGTGATGCCCGCCAACATACCCTCCACTCCCCCCGCCTCCTCGCTAGCCCCGCCCCCGTCGCCCGCCTCCAGCACGATCTCCCCCGCCGGGTAGTCGCTGGAGCTGGCCGCTAGGGACGCAcaaagagacgcacacacacagagagagagacaaacatacacacagagacacacacacaaagagacacacacgcatgcacgcagacGGAcgcacaccatcacacacacacacacacacaaacacacacacacacacacacagacacacgcacgcacccaaagacacacacacacacacatgacaggtCAGACACATAGAATCACGTACAGTACAAAGTGTTTCAGCACACTGATGAGAGCCACTGCCCCGTGACCTCTCAGAGCTGTGGGCGTGgccagtgggcgtggcctctcAGAGCCGTGGGCGTGgccagtgggcggggcctctCACCTGGCACACTGGAGATGCAGAGCACGTGGGCGTTGCACACGTTGAACTGGTCGACCAGCGAGCCGGGCTGGTTGGCGTCGATGATCACCACCTTACTGGCTGAGTGGGTGCTGGTCAGGATCCAGACCCGGGACCCCAGGGGGTCCACCGCCTGCAGCTCCCTGGACTGGGGGCGCAGGGGGTCAGAGgggggctacacacacacacacacacgcatgcacacaaacacacacacaggcacacacacacacgctcgcaggcacccacacacacacacacacacacacagagtgagagcgtgagacaggcagagaggcagagagaggcagagagagagagagagagagagagagagagagagagagagagagagagagagagagagagagacagagagagagagagagagagagagagagagagagagagagagagagagagggtgagacagagacagagggtgagagagagagagagacagagagagagagagagagagagagagagagagagagagagagagagagagagagagagagagagagagagagagagagagagagggtgagacagagacagagggtgagagagagagagagagagagggtgagacagagacagagggtgagagagagagagagagagagagagagagagagagagagagagagagagagagagagagagagagagagagagagagagagagacagagagagagagagagagagagacagagagagagagagagagagagagagagagagggtgagacagagacagagggtgagagagagagagagagagagagggtaagacaggtcctcaccctcctcttctccgGGGAGCCGTGGCTGCTCCCGCCGCCCTCAGAGGTCAGGGGGTCGGCTCCGCCCCCCTTCAGCGCCAGCGCGTCCTGACTGCCCACCGTCCAGCCGGTCAGGTCCACGCCAGCCGCGCACCACAGctacacacagaggcacgcgcacgcacacacacacacacacacacagacacagacacacacagaggcacgcgcacacacacacacacacacacacacacacacacacacacacacacacacacacagacagacacatacacgtcTCATTAACAGGTGTGTAGTCTCGTTAACTGGAAATAAGTCTCATTAAAAGGTGATAGTCTCGTTAACAGGTGAATAGTCTCATTAACATGTGTGTAGTCCCATTAACAGGTGATAAGTCTCATTAACAGGTGACAGTCTCATTAACAGGTGATTAGTCTCATTAACAGGTGTGCAGTCTCATTAACAGGTGATTAGTCTGATTAAAAGGTGATAAGTCAAATGAACAGGTGTTGTACCTTTCTGTTGGGGTCCttctccaccagggggcgacaGTACACAGGAACGGGCACATTCTTCATTCGGTTGTCTTCTTTCTCATTGGTTGGCTGAAGGAAATTAAATGGGTCACAACAAGGTCAAAGGTTACATCAAAGTTTGAATCTTTAACGATGAGGCATATGGAGTTACGATGTTACTGAATGAGACACAACAAATACTCCCAAAGAGGAAGTTCCTCTACAAGGTGAAATTAGACAGTAGATCTGAACTgtgctcacgtgtgtgtgtgtgtgtgtgtgtgtgtgtgtgtgtgtgtgtgtgtgtgtgtgtgtgtgtgtgtgtgtgtgtgtgagtgtgttggtgcctgtatgtgtgtgggtgagccTTCTTGTGTTCCAACACTCTATCTAAACTAATTCTGTCCCTAAGGCCCACTCTCTCCGAGGCCCAGTGTTTGGTGGTCGGTGAGagaggtgcatgctgggacTTGGAGTCTCTCACCTGTTGGGTCTTCAGCGGTCCGGCCGGTGCACTCTCAATCtgagggaggggctggaggagagcagaggttagagccgggggggtggaggtggtggaggtggtggtgatggaggtggtggaggaggaggaggtggcagtgggggaggtggttaaggtggaggtggtggagtagtggtgttgggggtggtggtagtggacgaggtggtggaggtggaggagatgttgGAAGTGTAGTGTTGCTGAGGGTGGGGATGGTAGAGTTGGGTGGATGTGGTGTtgttgggtggaggtggaggtgttgggaggaggtagtggtcctggaggtggaggtggtaatAGTGctggtctgggtggaggtgggggtcctGGAGGCGTACCTGTTTGAGGCGGGAGGGAACGCTCCAGCCACAGGCCTGCATGATGCCGTCGTCCCTCCTCATGTGCTCCCTGACCTGCCGGTACTGCTCCCGCCGCTGCTCCCGCCGCGCCGACAGCGCAGAGTCGCTGAGGAGAGACGCAACACCGTTACTGGCCAgcctgcaggagagagagggggagagagaggggggagggagagagagaggaggagggggagaggaggaggagagaggaggagggggagagagaggagggagagagagaggagggagagagaggagggagagagaggagggagagagagaggaggagggggagggggagagaggaggagggggagagagggggggggagagagaggagggagagagagaggaggagggggagggggagagaggaggagggggagaggaggaggagagaggaggagggggagagaggggggaggagagagaggagggagagagagaggaggagggggagaggaggaggagagaggaggaggagagaggaggagggggagagaggggggggagagagaggagggagagagagagagagagagagagagagagagagagagagagagagagagagagagagagagagagagagagagagagagatagagagagagagagagagagagagagaggaggaggtgggcgagcgaaagaggaggagggcggaagGGAGAAGCCAAGCGTTAGCAGCCTATCCAgcaagcagcagagagagagactatagaggactaagagagagagagagagagagagagagagagagagactatgtggCAGCAGGAGGGActaagacagagagcgagaggaggagagcttaAAGCAGGGCGGCGGCCATTGTTGGGAGATGTGAAGGAGGTCCGACAGCAGCAGGAGGGTCGGCCTGAGCTGGAGCAGCGAGCctcagggggtgagggggtgagggggcgggggggtgaggggttaaTGCTGACCGGGGGTAGAAGGCCTCTACCTAGCCTGTCCTAGCCACAGGACTCGTGCTCACAGACTGAAGCAGACTCAAGTAGATTCACCCGTCATCGGTCTGctgttttggtttgttgttgtttgtccgTGTTAGCATGTCTGGTGATAGTGTGCACAGATGTGGAGGCGgacacatgtgtgtgagtgtgtgggtatggtacgtgtgtgtgtgcgtgtgtttgtgactcGCTCAGACTCCAAAGACTCCAAAGATCAGCAGCTCTGAAGGCCGTGCCTTCAGAGCTGCTGGACGGGCCATACCACCGAACCAAGGAGCGGTAGGGATCTTAAAGGTGAACTCATATGCAGAAGATACTTCTGCATATGACCGAAGACCTGCCGCACACGCATGAGGTGGAAAAACAGACTCAGGCATCAGCCTTGTCCCCTGGAAAAATAACGGCAAAGTTGGCCCGTTTAGTCCCCCCGTCCAATGATGACATGAAAGGTGCAACTTTGCCAGAATTTTGCCGGGAAAGTAGACGATTCAAGGCTGTTGACAGGAATACCCTCTGGTACTGAgaccactaggggggggggggggcgtggccgctAGCAGAGGGGCGTGGCTGCTAGGAAAGGGGCGTGTCAGCcaaggagggggcgtggcctctaGGAAAGAGGCGCGGCAGATAGGAAAGGGGTGTGTCCGATAGAGAAGGGGCGTGGCAGCTaggagaggggcggggcggccaggagggggcgtggcagtTAGGAGAGGGGCGGGGCAGCCAGGAGGGGCGTGGCAGCTGGCTCACTCTTCGGGGAAGAACTCCAGGGTGCGGTTGGAGGTGGAGATCTGGCACATGGTGTGGCTGCGGCGCTGGGGGAAGCCGGCCGGCGACGGAGACTTGTAGTGGATGTTGACGCTGTAGTACGGCCGCTtcacagggggggggctggacgaGGTGCTGAACAGACGGGCGAAgctgtggagagggggagagagagagagagagagagagagagagagagagagagagagagagagagagagagagagagagagagagagagagagagagagagagagagagggagagagagagagagagagagagagagaaacaacgtATTGATGCATTGTTATTTGTCAGACGTGTGTTTTGGCTTTGGATCAAAAAGGTGAAAACTCACAACTGCCAGATGGTGGACTTCTTCTTCTCCTGGATGGCCGGACTCTCCCGGGAGGCCCTGTGAAGAGAGACCTTCTGGGTCACCACTGAGGAACAGACCTCCAGTGGGGCCCCTTCGAGACTCCCTTTCAGGACCAGAGACCTCCTGGTCACCACTCAGGCCAACCTCTGTCATACCCTCAACAATGCAGTGTGAAGAACCAAACCTGCACTGAGACCATCAGTACTACAATAATGGATAAAAACACTGTTCCTAGTTAATATTGTTTTTATGAGCTGAATGCTGGTTCATTATGTTTGGAGACTCAACAGCCAACTCCTCTCTGCCACCGTCACCCACAGTCTGCTCTGGAAGGTGGCCCCGCCCattctggccccgcccccggcccctcccccttcggcccgcccccggctcctcccccttcggcccgcccccggctcctcccccccccccggtcaccTGATCATCTCGGTCCAGCGGACGGCCTCCTGCAGCTCCATCAGTCTCTCCTTGTACTGGTTGCGCTCCATCAGCACGCGGGCCATCTCCACCCGCGTGAAGCGCCGCCGCTGGGTCATGGACACGTCCCCGTCCTGCATGGGGGACGAGTActggggggggcacagggggtCATGAGGGGGTCACACACGGACCCCCAGGTACAGGGTGTCATGagggtccgtgtgtgtgcagaccAACACTAGTCTCGTCTCCTAGTGCAGCGCGGGTTCCGGTCACCCCAGAACACTGAGACcccgcttttactttgaaaagacGAGGCGTCCGTTCTCTGCTGACGTCGTCCTGCCACACATCGGTTGACTGTAGTTCACTAATTAAGGACGTGAGCGACATGGATGATGACAGCGTCTTTGGTTATTACTTAAGATAATGCATAACTATTCATCAGTGTTATTCATTAATGTAGGTCTCCCAGAGAcctgggtctggtctggtctggaggGACCAGCAGGGTCAGTCCTccggtcggggggggggtcagtccaccggtcggggggggggtactcacGTCGTCTCCGGCCTCGTCCTTGCCCTCCTGGGAGGCCCCCAGTGCCTCGGCCCTCAGCCTGTGGAGGGCCCAAGAGACCTTCAGTCCCTCGTCACCGCgcacgacacacacgcacagacacacacgcacagacagacacgcacagacacacacgcactgacacacacgcacagacacacactgacacacaccacagacacacacgcacagacacacaccacagacacacactcaccaacaaACACGCATCAACATGGTGCAGCATGTTACCCTAGCAgcctctgttgtgtacggggaacgggttaacctagtgatggttagggctcggcccttggttctatgaacctcCTGACTCTACCCACAGAGATATATGGTTGTTTCTTTTGCTCAGACTAATGgactcattgtaagtcgctctggataaacgCGTGCTCAACGCCCTGAATGCTGATGTGAACCTGAGAGAGCTGCTATAGAAAGATAGCTATTATATAACATATCATATTTATGTATTATTACATAGTACGAAATAgtatatatgttttattataCACGTGGGTCGTTGGTCTTCAGCGGTCCTGAGCGTTCTGACTGCAGCGTGTGACGATCGTACTCTGGGAACGATAGGGAGCTACAGAAGAGCtgacctgacccctgacccggaggccatgacccctgacctcttgagctcctcctccagctccttgacGCGGGCGTCCAGCTTGCTGCGGGCCAGCCGGACGGCCTCTAGCTCCTCCCTCAGCGAGGCCTGCTCCCCGGACAGCTCGTCCACCTTGGCGATGAGGTCGTTGGACACGATGTTCAGAGCGTTCCTGAGTGGAGACACACGGCCTCATCAGACGGATGGAGAGACGCatgacggagagacagagggatggctggtctctttctctccctctcactgtctctctccccctcagacTCTCTATGGCTCTTAATCAgaatctatccctctctctgtctctccccctgtcactctctctctctatctgtttccctctctctatctttctctctctccctacctctccccctccctctctctcactctctctctccctccctctctctctctcccgctctctctccctctctttccctccctctccccccccctctctctctctctctctttctctccctctccccccccccctctctctctctctctttctccctctctccccctctcattctgtctctctctctccccctccctctccctctccctctctccctctcactctctctctccctccctctctctctctcttctcacttGGTCTCCAGCAGCTGTTTGTTCTCCGTCAGCAGGTTCTCCACCTCCTTGCCCATCCCTGCAAGAAACCAAAAGAGGAACATTGGTGGCCCTCCAGACGGAGGGAGAACCCTTCACCTGAGAGGATGACTGAACTCCTGAGACGAATCAGGTGGAACAGATGAACTTAAGAAGCCTTAAACATCTGACCTCAGAGTAGGAGACGGAGGCTCAGCCTCAGAGAGCATCTCAGAgcacattggggggggggggggggggcatgctcaCACTAAAGCCAGGGGAGGCCTTTCTTTCTACTTCTGTCTTATTGTTTGAATTCTCTTTACAGCCTGACACGGTCAGTGAAACGCTCTGACAGAGAGAAACCGTTCACTCTGCACGTGCATTAAGTGTGCACGAGGGGAGGCTTCCAGCTAGGCGGACCTGTTGCTAAAGCTAGCCAGCTGGCGCCATGTCTTTGGGGGCGTGGCCTTGGAGGCCTTGCTTTCTGATTGGCCTCCCCTCGCTTTGATGGACGATCTGAGGGGTCTGTCAGCCTGAGGGGTGCAGCGTTATCAACAGCATGATGAACACACACGCCTGTTCAGAGCAGCACTCGTATCAGCAGAGCGTGGACTGCTTCAGGGGCGTGCAGGGAGCGAGCTGATGGAGTGGGCCCTGCTGTGGGCGACGGCTTCAGGCTGAAGCCAGACGCTGTCAGCCACACAAGGCCACTCAGAGAACAGCAGGTCACGGGACATAATGGAGGACGGTTAGGGATGAAACAGGGAGCGGCCGcatgaggaggtgagagagggaggagcagagatgtGGTGAACGAGGAAGGTTCAGTGTTTTGGCTTTGACTTCATACTGAGTCCTCATTCGATTTTCACACGAAtgagttttgtatttttatacgaTCGGACAGGAAAACAAACGTTCCACAACACTGTGGAACGTTTGTGTTCATTTCCTGCGTGAAGGAACTCTACGCCGATGGGGATTGTCTGTAcgtgatgggggaggggagggatgacGAGGGGAGGGGCTTCCCAAAGCGGCCATGACtaaaacaggaagtgacatcatagACACGAGGAGCAATAAAAATGACCGCGGCTCATTCTGACGCCTTACCGAAGAAATCATCCCGGactgggagagcgagagaagaggagaaaagagagactCGTAAGAACAatcagtagaagaagaagagttagtagagagagagagagagagagagagagagagagagagagagagagagagagagagagagagagagagacatagagctcATAAGCATTGGTTAATATGGCTGCAGAGGAGAATTTCAGAGCTAGAAGCTAAGGAAAGTCTAACTACGAGTGTAAAGCATGCAGACATGTTTGTAACATAAAGGTTGTCATGTATTTGTTTTATATGCATTGGTTTCATGGTGTTCTCCATGACCTTCCTGTATTTGTCACTGCTGAACAGAACCAgaacagagaggcagaggcagctGTGATTGGGCGAATCCAAAGGAGTTCCACCCAATCAGGGCTCAGATACACACCTGAGAACTCCCCTATAGGCCCGGCGCGGTGACATGAAAGGGAAAGACAGTTTGAATGAGTGAACGGTCTAATATCTcacatgtatagatatatagatatacatacacagttACTACAGAACACAGAACATCAGCATACACTGGGCCACCAAATCAAAATGGCGTCTGCACAACTTTAGCGACGGAAATAAACTTGCGAGTCAGCAAAAATAACAGAAATGCCTGGTCACATGGTACAACGACCAATAGGGATAGGGCATGGTGgtcagcgcggggggggggggggggggggggggggggtaggtcaCAGCCCAAGCCACCATGCAAAGGGCAAAGGTCACCAGGATGAGAGCCCTGTTTACACAGCAGCCCGCGGCCGAAGGGACAGACTGCCAGCGCTGCACTTCAGCGAGGGGGGGCTCAGCGGCCGGACCCCCgctctatgtatatatatatatatatatatatatatatatatatatatatacatgtacacaccATATACTAGGACATTCGTGTTGAGGTATGACAGGTATACTGTGAACTGATTTAACTGTGACTGTAAGAAGAattcccacacactcacacaaatcacactcgcaaacacatacacaccacacatgcacactcggggacaacactaccacacacacacacacacacacacagcacacacacacacacacaggcacccacccacacacacacacacacacacacacacacacacacacacacacacacacacacacacacacacacacacacacacacacacacacacacacacacacacagcgtgtgtACCCAGTAGCTCCGCGCCTGCGTCCACGTCTCCGATGATGTCCGACTTGGCGTCTTTGATCTCGTGGTACAGAGAGTCCGTGTTGATGCCGAACGCCTCGTTCACGATGCCCTGGGAGgggctggaacacacacacacagagggtcgAGACCAAGGACCTGGGACTCACTAGGGCTGGGGCCTGTGACCCACCAGGGGCTGAAACACACATAGGGGTGACTCACTGGGGCTGGGGTTGattgagacaaagagagagagagagagagagagagagagagagagagagagagagagagagagagagagagagagagagagagagagagagagagagagagagagagagagagagagagagagagagagggagggggagagggggacagagacagagacagagagagagagagagagagagagagagagagagagagagagagagagagagaggggagagggagagagagagagggggagtttgAACCTGTTTCCTCCTCCGTACATGCGGGGGTCAACACACATGTCCAGCTCCGGCGTGGAGTCGATGATCTCCTGGAACTCGGACCACTCCTCACTGCGGCCCATCCCTGGAACAGAACCACATGAAGACCCTCTATCACCTGGTGGACTATTATCTACCATCTATCACCGACACGGAACCACATGGAGACTAAATAAACATCTACAtcccacacagagacacgccaTCAACAGGTGGACTCTGGCATTCGGTTAATTCACCGTGACAGAGCAGAGACTTTAAGTTACTATTACTTTAGTTACTTTGAGTTACTCTGCTGTTAGAAGACACTCTTCATGTGAACAGTAACTCGTTTATTTAACCATTCCCTCACTAGCTACCGTCTCTTCACTAGGTACCCACGTCTAGCTACCCATGTCTTGTTGCCCTTCCCTTCACTAGTTACCCGTCTCCTCACTAGCTACCCATGTCTTGTTACCCTTCCCTTTACTAGTTACCCGTCTCTTCACTAGCTACCCGTGTCTTGTTACCCTTCCCTTTACTAGTTACCCGTCTCCTCACTAGCTACCCATGTCTTGTTACCCTTCCCTTTACTAGTTACCCGTCTCTTCACTAGCTACCCGTGTCTTGTTACCCTTCCCTTTACTAGTTACCCGTCTCTTCACTAGCTACCCGTGTCTTGTTACCCTTCCCTTCACTAGTTACCCGTCTCTTCACTAGCTACCCGTGTCTTGTTAC includes these proteins:
- the mapk8ip3 gene encoding C-Jun-amino-terminal kinase-interacting protein 3 isoform X8 — encoded protein: MMDLQIDEVVYQDDYGSVSVMSERVSGLANSIYREFERLIRSYDEEVVKELMPLVVNVLENLDGVLTENQEHEVELELLKEDNEQLITQYEREKALRKQAEEKFIEFEDALEAEKKDLQVQVEVLELTGKQLELKTKNYSDQITRLEERESDMKKEYNSLHQRHTEMIQTYVENIERTKMQQVGGHGQPEGPGSGRIHRASWKKSSKADRPPSLSLYPGAEGMVRGGPGGAQTGSGKDSWPGQPCPPNSGPGYQEDGSESDSVAATPSSAGSKSNTPTSSVPSASVTPLNEGFPAHGDLDAMRAGNARKGGAKRLSRNMEVQVSQETRNVSIGMGRSEEWSEFQEIIDSTPELDMCVDPRIPSQGIVNEAFGINTDSLYHEIKDAKSDIIGDVDAGAELLGEFSGMGKEVENLLTENKQLLETKNALNIVSNDLIAKVDELSGEQASLREELEAVRLARSKLDARVKELEEELKRLRAEALGASQEGKDEAGDDYSSPMQDGDVSMTQRRRFTRVEMARVLMERNQYKERLMELQEAVRWTEMIRASRESPAIQEKKKSTIWQFFARLFSTSSSPPPVKRPYYSVNIHYKSPSPAGFPQRRSHTMCQISTSNRTLEFFPEELASNGVASLLSDSALSARREQRREQYRQVREHMRRDDGIMQACGWSVPSRLKQPLPQIESAPAGPLKTQQPTNEKEDNRMKNVPVPVYCRPLVEKDPNRKLWCAAGVDLTGWTVGSQDALALKGGGADPLTSEGGGSSHGSPEKRRPPSDPLRPQSRELQAVDPLGSRVWILTSTHSASKVVIIDANQPGSLVDQFNVCNAHVLCISSVPAASSSDYPAGEIVLEAGDGGGASEEAGGVEGMLAGITLVGCATHCSVARSNCSSRTDTPILDKGQAPIAPIANGKLPPPSAPSAEEALEATEVPEPPPSLEARPGPLGPFTEHVFTDPPPRLGDAGDRTVPSKEDPSAPPDTEEGGEDAKNCTSVAPTMWLGAQNGWLYVHSAVGNWKKCLHSIKLKDSVLSLVHVKGRVLVALADGTLAIFHRAEDGQWDLSNYHLMDLGRPHHSIRCMAVVHDKVWCGYKNKIHVIQPKSMQIEKSFDAHPRRESQVRQLAWIGDGVWVSIRLDSTLRLYHALTHQHLQDVDIEPYVSKMLGTGKLGFSFVRITALLIGGNRLWVGTGNGVVISIPLTETVVLHRGQLLGLRANKVSPTSSGGVIHVYGDDSSEKSSGGSFIPYCSMAQAQLCFHGHRDAVKFFVSVPGNVLATLNGSVLDSPSEGQGSSAPPETEAQSVQNVLVLSGGEGYIDFRIGDGEDDETEEGGGEAGPAPQMKPALCKAERSHIIVWQVSYVPE
- the mapk8ip3 gene encoding C-Jun-amino-terminal kinase-interacting protein 3 isoform X14; this encodes MMDLQIDEVVYQDDYGSVSVMSERVSGLANSIYREFERLIRSYDEEVVKELMPLVVNVLENLDGVLTENQEHEVELELLKEDNEQLITQYEREKALRKQAEEKFIEFEDALEAEKKDLQVQVEVLELTGKQLELKTKNYSDQITRLEERESDMKKEYNSLHQRHTEMIQTYVENIERTKMQQVGGHGQPEGPGSGRIHRASWKKSSKADRPPSLSLYPGAEGMEDGSESDSVAATPSSAGSKSNTPTSSVPSASVTPLNEGFPAHGDLDAMRAGNARKGGAKRLSRNMEVQVSQETRNVSIGMGRSEEWSEFQEIIDSTPELDMCVDPRMYGGGNSPSQGIVNEAFGINTDSLYHEIKDAKSDIIGDVDAGAELLGEFSVRDDFFGMGKEVENLLTENKQLLETKNALNIVSNDLIAKVDELSGEQASLREELEAVRLARSKLDARVKELEEELKRLRAEALGASQEGKDEAGDDYSSPMQDGDVSMTQRRRFTRVEMARVLMERNQYKERLMELQEAVRWTEMIRASRESPAIQEKKKSTIWQFFARLFSTSSSPPPVKRPYYSVNIHYKSPSPAGFPQRRSHTMCQISTSNRTLEFFPEDDSALSARREQRREQYRQVREHMRRDDGIMQACGWSVPSRLKQPLPQIESAPAGPLKTQQPTNEKEDNRMKNVPVPVYCRPLVEKDPNRKLWCAAGVDLTGWTVGSQDALALKGGGADPLTSEGGGSSHGSPEKRRPPSDPLRPQSRELQAVDPLGSRVWILTSTHSASKVVIIDANQPGSLVDQFNVCNAHVLCISSVPAASSSDYPAGEIVLEAGDGGGASEEAGGVEGMLAGITLVGCATHCSVARSNCSSRTDTPILDKGQAPIAPIANGKLPPPSAPSAEEALEATEVPEPPPSLEARPGPLGPFTEHVFTDPPPRLGDAGDRTVPSKEDPSAPPDTEEGGEDAKNCTSVAPTMWLGAQNGWLYVHSAVGNWKKCLHSIKLKDSVLSLVHVKGRVLVALADGTLAIFHRAEDGQWDLSNYHLMDLGRPHHSIRCMAVVHDKVWCGYKNKIHVIQPKSMQIEKSFDAHPRRESQVRQLAWIGDGVWVSIRLDSTLRLYHALTHQHLQDVDIEPYVSKMLGTGKLGFSFVRITALLIGGNRLWVGTGNGVVISIPLTETVVLHRGQLLGLRANKVSPTSSGGVIHVYGDDSSEKSSGGSFIPYCSMAQAQLCFHGHRDAVKFFVSVPGNVLATLNGSVLDSPSEGQGSSAPPETEAQSVQNVLVLSGGEGYIDFRIGDGEDDETEEGGGEAGPAPQMKPALCKAERSHIIVWQVSYVPE